The following are encoded together in the Iodobacter fluviatilis genome:
- the trhO gene encoding oxygen-dependent tRNA uridine(34) hydroxylase TrhO has product MKQEHTQPIVVAALYKFVTLADFEALKEPLLQSMLDNEVKGTLLLAFEGINGTVAGSRAGIDGLLAWLKSDARFIDVDHKESYCDEQPFYRSKVKLKKEIVTLGVPGIDPNLAVGTYVEPEDWNVLISDPEVLLIDTRNDYEVAIGTFEGAIDPKTASFREFPDYIKQHFDPAKHKKVAMFCTGGIRCEKASSYMLGEGFEEVFHLKGGILKYLETVKQEETKWNGDCFVFDNRVTVRHDLSEGDFDLCHACRQPVSVEERLSPHYVAGISCPHCWNSLSEKTRNGARERQKQIELAKKRNQPSPLGRNMRDKD; this is encoded by the coding sequence ATGAAGCAAGAGCATACTCAGCCGATTGTGGTGGCTGCCCTGTATAAATTTGTAACGCTGGCTGATTTTGAAGCGCTCAAAGAGCCGCTATTGCAATCCATGCTGGATAACGAAGTAAAAGGCACTTTGCTGCTGGCTTTTGAAGGCATTAATGGCACGGTAGCAGGCTCCCGCGCGGGGATTGATGGCTTATTGGCGTGGCTAAAAAGCGATGCACGCTTTATCGATGTGGATCACAAAGAATCCTATTGTGATGAGCAGCCGTTTTACCGTAGCAAAGTTAAATTAAAGAAAGAAATTGTCACCTTGGGCGTGCCGGGCATAGATCCGAATCTAGCCGTTGGCACTTATGTAGAGCCAGAGGATTGGAATGTGCTGATTAGCGATCCTGAAGTGCTGCTAATCGATACGCGCAATGATTATGAAGTGGCAATTGGCACGTTTGAAGGTGCAATTGATCCTAAAACGGCCAGTTTCCGCGAATTCCCAGATTATATTAAGCAGCATTTCGACCCTGCCAAGCACAAGAAAGTCGCCATGTTTTGCACTGGCGGTATTCGCTGTGAAAAAGCATCTAGCTATATGCTGGGCGAGGGTTTTGAAGAAGTCTTTCATCTGAAAGGTGGCATTCTTAAATATCTAGAAACGGTAAAGCAGGAAGAAACCAAGTGGAATGGCGACTGCTTTGTGTTTGATAACCGCGTCACCGTTCGCCATGATTTAAGCGAAGGCGATTTCGACCTCTGCCACGCCTGCCGCCAGCCTGTATCGGTGGAAGAGCGACTATCACCGCATTACGTAGCGGGGATCAGCTGCCCACACTGCTGGAATTCGCTAAGTGAGAAAACCAGAAACGGTGCGCGTGAGCGGCAAAAGCAGATCGAGCTCGCCAAAAAGCGCAATCAGCCCAGCCCACTTGGCCGCA